Below is a genomic region from Onychostoma macrolepis isolate SWU-2019 chromosome 15, ASM1243209v1, whole genome shotgun sequence.
attttaatagcaGGTTTATATGTTCATTGTTCAtgaatttcattttgtttatgtaacaggatagaaagaaaatatatgtatgtatttttcacattaaatcgataaaaaaaaaaaaaatgagcacaaagacatttataatattacaaaagatacTGTTATTTCGAAAATTTTATTCCTTTAAGGCACCTGGAAACTGCTtccagcattgataataataggaaaGGTTTAGGCACTAAATCAAATTCAGCTTAAAAAGTGAATTTTATAaagttgtaaaaatatttcaccatattagtttttactgtatttttgatcaaataaatatagccatattgagcataaaagacttctttaaataaataaaatcttactggccCCAAACTACTGATTCATTCCTCTATTGTCAACTTTTAATCAGGCCAAATTAAAAGCAAACACTATTAAAAGctaatgaaatcaaaattggcTATAATGTAAACTAAGGCTAAACTTGGAATAGCATATTACTTATTAAGAGTAGTATGGTATTTCAAGCCGATCCCTATGAAATGTCCCACTCCAACTTCCTGTTCTTATAGGAAATACGTCAACCCAGGTGAGATAACTTTCTTGGGGTTTTGAATCATcactaactttttatttatatgaaattaAGCAAAGTGCTCCTGCTAAACATACcgaataaagttttaaaatttgGGAAATGCTGGGAGATTTTCAGAATGCACACTAATATTTCCATTCTCTTCCTCAGACCCCACAGAAATCTGGATATGCCACCCGTGTAAAAACACCTCCTTTTCCCAAAAGAACAGCACTGTCGAAATTACAATCAGTGGTCTATACTATTTCCACGCCCAGGTCACCTTTTCACACGATAATATTCAAGGGACTGTTATTTTGCGCAAGAACAAAGGTCCCGGGATAAAAAACAGAATCCTGAGTAGGGTCAAGCAATATGGAACAGCGACAATGATCCATCTGGTCGAGCTGAAAGAGGGAGACAGCATCAGCCTTGAGATAGATCCTATCAACAGCATATCAGAACAAGATTACGATACTTACTGGGAAATTatcttttttaataacaaataacaaacaagTCTAAATCTTTCAGATTCTTCAATGGGGATTTAAAGTGCAAACCTTGATTTAGggtttaaaggaacagtttgtTATGCCTTAAAGAATTACAAGACTCACATTTCAGTGTTTTGTCACCTCATATTGAGTCAAGTGATTCTCCTGAAGGATTAAAACtgtctgtatttatatttaccAAAGTAAATGGTAAAAGATGTCTGTATGGTTAGTTCTCAAGCCCATTATGGGTTTCAAAAgggatattttcatattttgtgtgtgttgaaaCATTTATAgagtttaattttatattatatgacATTTTTTAGAGAAATGTTTTGAGATTTATTAagacattacaatttaaatggtttattggttatttgtgtataatattttaattgtatttaatttctttttttttaagtgctgTTAATGTTCAGgaatttcttaatttaatacaaaaatcATGATGAACAGTTGTCGACACAATCAGTTGAAatgaagtattttttttctaaataatttatttgtaaacttCTCTGTaagctatataaaaataaaagtcaatTTGCCGCATTTCACCTTGTATTCTTGAATTCAACTCAATTAACCTCTGACTCACTTTGCATGTAACCCAGTTCCCATTTACTTCAGGCAGCCACATGAGGGAGCCAATCATCACAAGAACACCTGCTAAACATGGCCTTCCTGTTGGCCCTCGGAAAGCAAACCACTGAAACTTAAACCCACTTTAGCCACAGATACAAACACTGTGTTTCGGTTACGTAAAAACAGATAAAATCTAGAAGGCCAAAGGTAGGAGCATCCTTTCATTCTAGAACTAACCAATTTAATTTTAAGGTCAGTGAGATAGAGAACAATATGTCAAAGGTCAATATATAGTACGCAGTCTAGTTTTGGTTAGTATACTGAAACAATGTTGACATTTGAAGTATCGAGTCTTAATGAGGGGCATACTGTACAAAGTCGAATTTATTTCCAAAAACCTATCCTCGCCAACAAACTGTAACCACAACAGGCACGACAGCTAATTTCATGTCCTATGAGTCACAATTCTGAAATTCCCCGCATTTATAAATCCTCTTTTTTAGTTTATTCCTCTAGCCCACGCTGAAAAGTCATCTCACCTTCACGTCTTAAATCATGTCATATTGAGGTTGACAAACTGCAGTGTAGAGATAGGATGAGTTGCATAATGTACAAAGAGCATGTGACAACAGTGCTTCACATTATATGTCATTGAGGGAAAAAGCAAACTGCACAAACAATTCATGCAACATGACCaaaaatgcttcttttttttcgTTTAAGTCTTTAAATTCTTCCATCAAATAGTTTTGCTATTACAAAAGCAACTGCAGCATCTGAAAGAGATTTTGTTCATattagtctagtctagtctactGACAATTTGAGGCTTGGTTCATTTACTTCCTCTCTTTCTATCAGTTGTTGAACGGTGCGGAAAATCATTTGAGGAAGTAAACCAATgccttttttaaacaaacatgaTATTTTCGGGTAgctttttctgttcttctttcacGAGACTGACCTCCACAGTGTCATCAGTATCATTTAAAGCACAATGCAGTTTCTGTCATATCCTTGCTTTCATAAACAACACTTTTCTTGTGTCCTGAGATGAACCAGCcccttgcaaaaaaaaaaaaaaaactgcatgtttatgGACACAGGACTATTTAACGTCTTTGTGTTCAATctaacttcaaaataaatagaaaaaatagaAATGCAACCTTTACCTTTAAGCAAAAACGTTAGTATGAAGAACTAGAATAACTGTTTGTCAGCACAATTCTGTT
It encodes:
- the lta gene encoding lymphotoxin-alpha codes for the protein MTSANHPRFRLLIGWCCLMSSVLLIITVYLIYNKGIPPKTGQNAKSEKSTAGNEVPNSSAIDDKTTQQIGHPSGSFSNDYMHLIRDPTEIWICHPCKNTSFSQKNSTVEITISGLYYFHAQVTFSHDNIQGTVILRKNKGPGIKNRILSRVKQYGTATMIHLVELKEGDSISLEIDPINSISEQDYDTYWEIIFFNNK